The Paracoccus sp. MA DNA segment CTCGGCGATCGAGATGGCGCCGCCGAGGTTGCAGCTGCCGATCTGCCCGCTGATCATCGCCCAGAGCCCCGAGACCGACGAGGCGATGATGTCCCAGGTGCGCGCGGCGCCGATCCCCAGCGCCTCGGCCAGGCCGGCCGGACGGGTCGCCGGCTCGAAATAGGTGCCGCCGCCGGTCACGCCGATCAGCCAGCGCCGGGTATAGCCGTCATCCGTGGGCAGGTCCTGCTCGCGCGCGGCCAGGGTATAATCGGCCACGCCCTCGCCCTCGCGCCAGACCTTCAGCAGCACCGGCCGGCCCTCGGCCTCGGCCACATGCGCCCGCAGCTCGTCGAAGCGCGAGACCGGCGCGCCGTCGATGGCCAGGATCACGTCGCCCGGCTTCAGCCCCGCCGAGGCCGCCGGGCTGCGCGGCGCGATGCCGGTGACCAGCGGCGGCATGGGATCGGGGCCGGGCACGGTGATTTCGGCGCCGTCGCGCAGCACGGTCCAGTCATGGACGGGCTGCGAGGGCAGCTCGGCCGCCGCCGCGCCCAGATCGCGCCAGCTCGCGACCGGCCGGCCGTCCAGCGCCAGGATGCGGTCGCCGGGTTGCAGCTGCATCTCGACCCCCGGAGGGGTCGGGTGCAGGCGGCCGACCTCGACCTCGTCGACCGGCAGGCCCT contains these protein-coding regions:
- the rseP gene encoding RIP metalloprotease RseP — its product is MSVALDMMGGFLWTAAAFIVALSVIVTVHEYGHYIIGRLCGIKAEVFSLGFGPRLAARRDRHGTVWQVAAIPLGGYVRFLGDADAASAGSVPVEPARARQSLTGAPLWARFATVAAGPAFNFALSILVFAGMAIWQGLPVDEVEVGRLHPTPPGVEMQLQPGDRILALDGRPVASWRDLGAAAAELPSQPVHDWTVLRDGAEITVPGPDPMPPLVTGIAPRSPAASAGLKPGDVILAIDGAPVSRFDELRAHVAEAEGRPVLLKVWREGEGVADYTLAAREQDLPTDDGYTRRWLIGVTGGGTYFEPATRPAGLAEALGIGAARTWDIIASSVSGLWAMISGQIGSCNLGGAISIAETTGQAASAGGGNFIWWIAVLSAAIGFLNLLPVPVLDGGHLMFYLYEAVAGRRPSDRVMDILSALGLAAVLSLMVLGLTNDLFCP